One genomic region from Nymphaea colorata isolate Beijing-Zhang1983 chromosome 10, ASM883128v2, whole genome shotgun sequence encodes:
- the LOC116261866 gene encoding probable carboxylesterase 2 — MVRRKATHSAPTHSLWSMDSSAELIGEVPGFIRLYQDGRVERLNGNQRVPPSTDHHTTGVSSKDVLIDPETGLSARLYLPPLSGNHHRRPLLIYFHGGGFFMGSAFSPLFHNYLNSLVAETGAVAVSVEYRLAPEHPAPICHHDCWAAFQWVARQTGPGTEPWVADHADLGRIVLAGDSAGANLVHHVAMRAGGASAVHGSGPPIEDPVKTQGILLVHPYFSSSTLLEGELPESAAHVELIWKLACPASPGVDDPIMNPLAVGSPFLNGLGCRRVLVSIAGNDFLRGRGRWFFEALTASGWKGEAEVEGKEHVFHLFRPEDEKAKLLLKRFALFIKGD; from the coding sequence ATGGTAAGGAGAAAGGCTACACACTCGGCACCGACGCACTCTCTCTGGAGCATGGATTCCTCCGCAGAGTTGATAGGCGAAGTCCCTGGATTCATTCGGCTCTATCAGGACGGCCGGGTAGAGAGGCTGAATGGCAACCAGAGGGTCCCTCCCTCCACCGACCATCATACCACCGGCGTCTCCTCCAAAGACGTCCTCATCGACCCTGAGACTGGCCTCTCCGCCCGCCTCTACCTCCCCCCACTTTCCGGCAACCATCACCGCCGCCCACTCTTAATCTACTTCCATGGTGGTGGCTTCTTCATGGGGTCTGCCTTTTCTCCTCTCTTCCACAACTACCTCAACTCCCTCGTCGCGGAGACGGGGGCCGTTGCAGTCTCCGTCGAGTACCGCCTAGCTCCGGAACATCCCGCCCCAATTTGCCACCACGATTGCTGGGCCGCCTTCCAGTGGGTGGCGCGCCAGACTGGACCAGGCACCGAGCCATGGGTCGCCGATCATGCCGACCTTGGCCGCATCGTGCTCGCCGGCGACAGCGCCGGTGCCAACCTCGTCCACCATGTAGCCATGAGAGCCGGCGGCGCATCTGCAGTTCATGGATCGGGTCCGCCCATCGAAGACCCGGTGAAGACCCAGGGGATCCTTCTGGTCCATCCGTACTTCTCGTCGTCGACTCTCCTGGAGGGCGAGTTGCCTGAGTCGGCAGCACATGTAGAGTTGATATGGAAGTTGGCGTGCCCTGCCAGCCCTGGAGTCGACGACCCCATTATGAATCCGCTAGCGGTTGGCTCGCCGTTCCTCAATGGGCTGGGGTGCCGGCGCGTCTTGGTTTCCATCGCCGGAAATGACTTCCTGCGGGGCCGCGGCCGGTGGTTCTTTGAAGCCTTGACTGCTAGCGGTTGGAAGGGGGAGGCGGAGGTGGAAGGGAAGGAACACGTCTTCCATCTGTTCAGGCCAGAGGACGAGAAGGCGAAGTTGCTGCTCAAGCGATTTGCTTTGTTCATCAAGGGTGATTGA